The following proteins come from a genomic window of Verrucomicrobiia bacterium:
- the dcd gene encoding dCTP deaminase, with translation MGVQPDHWIRKMAREHGMIEPFEDGLVRKSDAGPIISYGLSSYGYDLRVANEFKVFTNVYNAIVDPKHFDERSFVDISGDSCLVPPNSFALARSVEYFRIPRNVITLCVGKSTYARCGIIVNVTPFEPEWEGHVTLEISNTTPLPARIYANEGLAQVLFLAGEEICETSYKDRKGKYQAQRGIVGPRA, from the coding sequence ATGGGAGTTCAACCAGATCATTGGATCCGCAAGATGGCCCGGGAACACGGGATGATCGAGCCGTTTGAGGACGGCTTGGTGCGGAAGAGCGATGCGGGGCCGATCATCAGTTACGGCCTGTCCAGCTACGGTTACGATTTGCGCGTGGCGAATGAATTCAAGGTGTTCACGAACGTGTATAACGCGATCGTGGACCCGAAGCATTTCGATGAGCGTTCGTTCGTGGACATCTCGGGTGATTCCTGCCTGGTGCCGCCGAACTCGTTCGCATTGGCGCGGAGCGTGGAGTATTTCCGCATCCCGCGAAATGTCATCACGCTGTGCGTGGGCAAGAGCACGTATGCGCGGTGCGGTATCATCGTGAATGTGACGCCGTTCGAGCCGGAGTGGGAAGGGCATGTGACCTTGGAAATCTCGAACACGACGCCCTTGCCGGCGCGCATCTATGCGAATGAGGGCCTGGCGCAAGTGCTGTTCCTTGCGGGTGAGGAGATTTGCGAGACGAGTTACAAAGATCGCAAAGGCAAGTATCAGGCGCAGCGAGGCATCGTAGGTCCGCGCGCTTAA
- a CDS encoding VOC family protein: MTAPVIHPGVRIGHVHLKVADLDRALNFYCGVLGFQLTQRYGRQAAFISAGGYHHHIGLNTWESLGGKPPAQGTTGLYHLAILYPTRATLADALRRVFNAGIELDGASDHGVSEALYLRDPDQNGVELYWDRPEPEWPRTTNGELAMITAPLDLDDLLNA; this comes from the coding sequence ATGACCGCTCCAGTCATCCACCCCGGTGTCCGCATCGGCCACGTGCATTTGAAAGTCGCCGACCTCGATCGTGCCCTGAATTTCTACTGCGGCGTGCTCGGCTTCCAACTCACCCAACGCTATGGCCGCCAAGCTGCCTTCATCTCCGCCGGCGGTTATCATCACCACATCGGCCTGAACACTTGGGAAAGCCTCGGTGGCAAGCCACCCGCTCAAGGCACCACCGGCCTCTATCATCTGGCCATCCTCTATCCCACTCGCGCCACGCTCGCCGATGCCCTTCGCCGTGTGTTCAATGCCGGCATCGAACTTGATGGCGCCTCCGATCACGGCGTCAGCGAAGCCCTCTACCTCCGCGACCCCGATCAAAACGGCGTGGAACTCTACTGGGACCGCCCCGAACCCGAATGGCCCCGCACAACCAATGGCGAACTCGCCATGATCACCGCCCCGTTAGATTTAGATGACTTACTGAATGCTTAG
- a CDS encoding S1-like domain-containing RNA-binding protein: MAEIGKRNLVSIVRESAPGLYLDGGEHGEILLPRRYIPRDIAPKDKLSVFIYRDSEDRLVATTEVPHAEVGQFAAMQVVSINRNVGAFLDWGLPKDLLLPFREQEKPLRIGQWVVVCVVLDSKTDRIVASARLGRHLSKEAPGYRDGQPVEMLITSETELGYNAIVENSHRGLLYKDNLTNPLEIGQRINGFIRTIRDGGKIDLSLDQSGYQRVVSVTGKIIEALQRHNGHLAFDDDSSPESIRQMFGVSKKAFKQALGTLYKHRRIRFKHPGIELLDNSAWQPGNDE, from the coding sequence ATGGCTGAAATCGGCAAACGTAATCTGGTCTCCATCGTTCGGGAATCGGCGCCGGGGCTTTATCTCGATGGCGGTGAACATGGGGAGATACTTTTGCCACGCCGTTACATCCCGCGTGACATCGCACCGAAGGACAAGCTGAGCGTTTTCATTTATCGCGATTCAGAGGACCGACTGGTCGCGACGACGGAGGTGCCGCACGCAGAGGTGGGACAGTTCGCGGCGATGCAGGTGGTGAGCATCAATCGCAATGTAGGCGCGTTTTTGGATTGGGGTTTGCCGAAGGATTTGTTGCTGCCGTTTCGTGAGCAAGAGAAGCCGCTACGCATCGGGCAATGGGTGGTGGTGTGCGTGGTGCTGGATTCGAAGACGGATCGCATCGTGGCGAGTGCGCGATTGGGGCGGCATTTGAGCAAGGAAGCGCCGGGGTATCGCGATGGGCAGCCGGTGGAAATGCTCATCACGAGTGAGACAGAGCTGGGGTATAATGCGATCGTGGAGAATTCGCATCGCGGGCTGCTCTACAAAGATAACCTGACGAACCCGTTGGAGATCGGGCAGCGCATCAATGGATTCATCCGCACGATCAGAGATGGTGGGAAGATTGATCTGAGCTTGGATCAATCGGGGTATCAACGCGTGGTATCAGTGACTGGGAAAATCATTGAGGCATTGCAGCGGCATAATGGGCATCTGGCGTTTGATGATGATAGTTCGCCGGAATCCATCAGGCAGATGTTCGGGGTGAGCAAGAAGGCGTTCAAGCAGGCGCTGGGCACGCTGTATAAGCATCGGCGGATACGGTTCAAGCATCCGGGAATCGAGTTGTTGGATAATTCCGCTTGGCAGCCTGGGAATGACGAATGA
- a CDS encoding ribonucleoside-diphosphate reductase subunit alpha, with protein sequence MSNETLEAPTLNLSTTGETTGMPQVIRRDLASDASGKPRVVGWMGHKIGQAVRAAAVACGVDESLGAHVQAEIEFRLKRDRPLFLHIEQLQDMVEDTLMELNQGRVALAYAKYRAKRAVLRELEENKVGRPVDDGSQLELATPDQLVDLKARLSFARIGLKPQLPEEELIARLLRSVSLNLSPEERRDTIILNAKSLLDADSDARFYAARVLLSYIYEETLPWKMADGPAALKEAHKKAFLDYIPHGIKLGRLDPKLAEFNLKQLADALDPFADLQFDYIGIQTLYDRYLIHTSDPVTNRKRRLEAPQIFWLRVAMGLALGEKERETRAVEFYSIYKTRRACSSTPTLFNAGTQRPQLSSCYLLYCGDSIEEITETWRRFSHLSKWAGGLGCSWTAIRGAGAHIHGTNGESSGVIPFLKVSNDIAIAVNQGGKRPGALCSYLELWHADIEDFLDLRKETGDDRRRTHNMNTAHWIPDVFMKRLKMISDGKLPKDATWTLFRTNEVRDLPELFGQAFEQRYEQYERMVDEGIIWGRKVRILQLWKRMLEMLFETGHPWLTWKDPANVRNPQDHCGVIHNSNLCTEIELNTSKDEVAVCNLASVNLASHLLPDGKLDHKKLQETIRVVMRMLDNVIDINFYPVEAAANSNLRHRPVGLGVMGMQDALYDKHVPFDTPEAVAFNDEAMEAIAYYAYTASTELAAEKGVYSTYKGSKWDRGLLPLDTLNLLEKERGVPIPTDRTSRLPWDKLREQIKKHGMRNSNCLAIAPTATISNIMGCTPCIEPTYKHIHTKSNLSGEFIRTNDYLIRDLQKLGLWDEQMLADLKYFDGSVQGIERIPADLRRLHKTAFEIAPTWILQCAAVRQKWIDQAQSTNLWLAEPDARAASFMYREAWERGLKTTYYLRTLNKSAIDSANRDRKPAAAEEPVKARKEATESEKLACSIEAMRNGGTCESCQ encoded by the coding sequence ATGAGCAACGAAACACTTGAAGCACCGACGCTGAATCTCAGCACGACCGGTGAGACGACGGGGATGCCGCAAGTCATCCGCCGTGACCTGGCCTCGGACGCCTCCGGCAAGCCCCGTGTGGTGGGCTGGATGGGGCATAAGATCGGGCAAGCCGTGCGGGCCGCCGCCGTGGCTTGCGGCGTGGATGAATCGCTCGGCGCGCATGTGCAGGCAGAGATCGAGTTCCGCCTGAAGCGTGACCGCCCGCTGTTCCTGCACATCGAGCAGTTGCAGGACATGGTGGAAGACACGCTCATGGAACTGAACCAAGGCAGGGTGGCCTTGGCCTATGCGAAGTATCGCGCGAAGCGCGCGGTGCTGCGTGAGCTGGAAGAGAACAAGGTGGGCCGTCCGGTGGATGATGGTTCCCAGTTGGAACTCGCCACGCCGGATCAATTGGTTGATCTGAAGGCGCGTCTGTCTTTCGCCCGCATCGGTCTGAAGCCGCAGTTGCCGGAAGAGGAATTGATTGCGCGCTTGCTGCGCAGTGTGTCGTTGAATCTCAGCCCGGAAGAGCGTCGTGATACGATCATCCTGAATGCGAAGTCGTTGCTGGATGCGGATTCCGATGCACGCTTCTACGCTGCGCGCGTGTTGCTGAGCTACATCTACGAAGAGACGTTGCCGTGGAAGATGGCGGATGGTCCGGCGGCGTTGAAGGAAGCGCACAAGAAGGCGTTCCTGGATTACATCCCGCACGGTATCAAGCTCGGTCGTCTCGATCCGAAGCTGGCGGAGTTCAATCTCAAGCAGTTGGCGGATGCGCTGGATCCGTTCGCGGACTTGCAGTTCGATTACATCGGCATCCAGACGCTCTATGATCGTTACCTGATCCACACCTCGGACCCGGTGACGAATCGCAAGCGCCGCCTGGAAGCGCCGCAGATCTTCTGGCTGCGCGTGGCGATGGGCCTCGCGCTCGGCGAGAAGGAACGCGAAACGCGCGCGGTGGAATTCTACAGCATCTACAAGACGCGTCGCGCGTGCAGTTCTACGCCGACTTTGTTCAATGCGGGCACGCAACGGCCGCAGCTCTCGAGCTGCTACCTGTTGTATTGCGGTGACAGCATTGAAGAGATCACGGAGACGTGGCGCCGGTTCTCGCACTTGTCCAAGTGGGCGGGTGGCCTCGGTTGCTCCTGGACGGCGATCCGCGGTGCGGGCGCACACATCCATGGCACGAACGGCGAAAGCTCGGGTGTAATCCCGTTCTTGAAGGTGTCGAATGATATCGCCATCGCGGTGAACCAAGGTGGCAAGCGTCCGGGTGCGTTGTGCTCTTATTTGGAATTGTGGCACGCTGATATCGAGGACTTCCTCGACCTGCGCAAGGAGACAGGTGATGACCGTCGCCGCACGCATAACATGAACACGGCGCATTGGATTCCCGATGTGTTCATGAAACGTCTCAAGATGATTTCTGACGGCAAATTGCCGAAGGATGCGACGTGGACGCTCTTCCGCACGAACGAAGTGCGCGATTTGCCGGAGCTGTTCGGCCAGGCGTTCGAGCAGCGTTACGAACAGTATGAGCGCATGGTGGATGAGGGCATCATCTGGGGCCGCAAGGTCCGTATCTTGCAGCTCTGGAAACGCATGTTGGAAATGCTCTTCGAGACCGGTCATCCGTGGCTCACGTGGAAAGACCCGGCGAACGTGCGTAACCCGCAAGATCATTGCGGCGTGATCCATAACTCGAACCTGTGCACAGAGATCGAGTTGAACACGAGCAAGGACGAAGTGGCGGTGTGCAATCTCGCGAGCGTGAATCTGGCGTCGCATTTGTTGCCGGATGGCAAGCTGGATCATAAGAAGCTGCAGGAGACGATCCGCGTGGTGATGCGGATGTTGGATAACGTCATCGACATCAACTTCTACCCCGTGGAAGCGGCGGCGAACTCGAACTTGCGCCATCGTCCGGTGGGCTTGGGCGTGATGGGCATGCAGGATGCGCTCTATGACAAGCATGTCCCGTTCGATACGCCGGAAGCCGTGGCGTTCAACGACGAGGCGATGGAAGCGATCGCTTACTACGCTTACACGGCCTCGACGGAGTTGGCAGCGGAGAAGGGCGTTTACAGCACATATAAAGGATCCAAGTGGGATCGTGGTCTGTTGCCGCTCGATACGTTGAATCTGCTGGAGAAGGAACGTGGTGTGCCGATTCCGACGGATCGCACGTCCCGTCTGCCGTGGGACAAGCTGCGCGAGCAGATCAAGAAGCATGGTATGCGGAACTCGAACTGTCTGGCCATCGCGCCGACGGCGACGATCTCCAACATCATGGGCTGCACGCCGTGCATCGAGCCGACGTACAAGCACATCCATACGAAGTCGAACCTGAGCGGTGAATTCATCCGCACGAATGATTATCTCATCCGCGATCTGCAGAAGCTCGGCCTGTGGGATGAGCAAATGCTGGCGGACTTGAAATACTTCGATGGCAGCGTGCAAGGCATCGAGCGTATCCCGGCGGACTTGCGTCGCCTGCACAAGACGGCGTTCGAGATCGCTCCGACGTGGATTCTGCAATGCGCCGCGGTGCGCCAGAAGTGGATCGACCAGGCGCAGAGCACGAACCTCTGGCTCGCCGAGCCGGATGCGCGTGCCGCGAGCTTCATGTATCGCGAAGCGTGGGAACGTGGTTTGAAGACGACGTATTATCTCCGCACGCTGAATAAAAGCGCGATCGACAGCGCGAACCGTGATCGCAAACCGGCGGCAGCGGAAGAGCCGGTGAAGGCGCGCAAGGAAGCGACGGAATCGGAGAAGCTGGCGTGCTCGATCGAGGCGATGCGGAATGGCGGGACGTGCGAATCTTGCCAGTAA
- a CDS encoding ribonucleotide-diphosphate reductase subunit beta, translating to MIKDLSFETDDISASEQDAHVVYQFRNKTFRLNKTKARERLNGKKVINGLKTAELNVLPLKYPEAYRIYKQMKANHWEPDVIDMSKDAHQWNTGALTPKERWIIEMGVGYFSAAEGIVGDSVLHVIEDNLTAAELKHASLRQIAEESIHMDSLLHIIGSLNVDLDEVTAKFNDIPSIQRKNAYITRQMPELKMGIDLTVTANKQKFAKAIFGISQVMEGTQFYALFAMILSLHRQNKMTGIGQMFQYTLRDESNHIALGRYILTELIEENQDIWTPEFRAELVEFMREGVELEKEFVRDCLPEDQVGLKQSDFINYVDYNADRRLASLGLPTLSNVKTNPFGWLDEVIFLRKEKNFFETRVTEYQTSGSVKNSTEDDLV from the coding sequence ATGATCAAAGACCTTTCGTTTGAGACCGATGACATTTCGGCTTCTGAGCAGGACGCCCACGTCGTCTATCAGTTCCGCAACAAGACCTTCCGCCTGAACAAGACGAAGGCGCGTGAGCGTCTGAACGGTAAGAAGGTTATCAACGGCCTGAAGACGGCCGAACTGAACGTCCTGCCGCTCAAGTATCCCGAGGCCTACCGCATCTATAAGCAGATGAAGGCCAATCACTGGGAGCCGGACGTGATCGACATGTCCAAGGACGCTCATCAGTGGAACACGGGCGCGCTTACTCCCAAGGAACGCTGGATCATCGAGATGGGCGTGGGCTATTTCTCAGCGGCAGAAGGCATCGTGGGTGATTCTGTGCTGCACGTCATCGAGGACAACCTGACGGCGGCGGAGTTGAAGCATGCTTCCCTGCGTCAGATCGCCGAAGAGAGCATCCACATGGATTCACTCCTGCACATCATCGGCAGCTTGAACGTGGACCTGGATGAAGTGACGGCGAAGTTCAACGACATCCCGAGCATCCAGCGAAAGAATGCCTACATCACGCGGCAGATGCCGGAATTGAAGATGGGCATCGACCTGACCGTGACGGCGAACAAGCAGAAGTTCGCGAAAGCCATCTTCGGCATCTCGCAAGTGATGGAAGGGACGCAGTTCTACGCGCTCTTCGCGATGATCCTGTCCCTGCATCGTCAGAACAAGATGACGGGCATCGGCCAGATGTTCCAATACACCTTGCGCGATGAGTCGAACCACATCGCCTTGGGCCGCTACATTTTGACAGAACTGATCGAAGAGAATCAGGACATCTGGACTCCTGAATTCCGTGCTGAACTCGTCGAGTTCATGCGCGAAGGCGTGGAGTTGGAAAAGGAATTCGTGCGTGATTGCCTGCCGGAAGACCAAGTGGGCTTGAAGCAATCTGACTTCATCAATTACGTGGATTACAACGCGGACCGCCGTCTGGCTTCCTTGGGCTTGCCGACGTTGTCCAACGTGAAGACGAATCCGTTCGGCTGGCTGGATGAGGTGATCTTCCTGCGCAAGGAAAAGAACTTCTTCGAGACGCGCGTGACGGAGTATCAGACGAGCGGCAGCGTGAAGAACTCGACGGAAGACGATCTGGTTTAA
- a CDS encoding transketolase C-terminal domain-containing protein, giving the protein MGADTSVAQAVVAPPLKPQTIKSKLAPTPAQAPKYFVTLKSVTGQDVIAGDPRATRALVALMDVHAVVGGAACHWGGPAAFAEINSAIHALMFSVKGRQWHEAYNFVNDAGHAENGLYALRANYGFDGMTLDSLKGFRGIHSKLTGHGESHINPEGVLMSNGPLSSALPQAQGLALADKVIGNDRITIITVSDGASMEGEAKEAFAAIPGLAAKGKVNPFVMIISDNDTKLSGRISKDSFSMQPTFEAMDDLGWKVIKIEQGNDLQVVFNALEKAVAEATANPKQPVCLWLKTVKGYGIKATVENSAGGHGFPLANGEKIGDWLTELYTGALAPEDLTSWGKTLRADWEKAEAAKKAKAEAAAANPPAAPVAPAVKKDKIQAGLAKAAIKAAVDGYPVYSVSCDVQGSTGIAPFQKTFPERFVEVGIAEANMVSVGAGFSKMGFIPIVDTFGQFGVTKGNLPLTMAALSQSPVIAMFSHVGFQDAADGASHQATTYFAAVSAIPHTVVIAPSCSDEAEALMYAAIKNIADDRAAGKDGESAIFFVGRENYPLYWVEGSKYQWGKAQVISQGSDVVLIGCGPLLNKAIEAAKKLKAKGINATVINNPFVNLVDLETIGAAVKAANGRLVTIEDHQIVGGMGAQVSHALSNAGIAHRVKTLGIHGEFGQSAYLAEELYVKHGLTADKMVEAAEALMK; this is encoded by the coding sequence ATGGGTGCAGATACCTCTGTAGCACAAGCCGTAGTGGCCCCGCCACTGAAACCGCAGACCATCAAGTCCAAGCTGGCTCCCACGCCCGCGCAGGCGCCGAAGTATTTCGTGACGCTGAAAAGCGTTACGGGACAGGACGTTATCGCGGGTGACCCCCGTGCCACGCGCGCTTTGGTCGCGCTGATGGATGTGCACGCCGTGGTCGGTGGTGCGGCCTGCCATTGGGGCGGTCCCGCTGCTTTCGCGGAGATCAATTCCGCCATCCACGCCCTCATGTTCTCGGTGAAGGGTCGTCAGTGGCATGAAGCCTACAATTTCGTAAACGATGCCGGTCACGCGGAAAACGGTCTGTATGCTCTCCGCGCGAACTACGGTTTCGATGGCATGACGCTGGACAGCTTGAAGGGTTTCCGTGGCATCCACAGCAAGCTCACGGGTCACGGTGAATCCCATATCAATCCGGAAGGCGTGCTGATGAGCAATGGTCCGCTCAGCTCCGCTTTGCCGCAGGCGCAAGGTCTCGCGCTGGCTGACAAGGTGATCGGCAACGACCGCATCACGATCATCACGGTGTCTGACGGTGCCTCGATGGAAGGTGAAGCGAAGGAAGCGTTCGCCGCGATCCCGGGTCTCGCTGCCAAGGGTAAGGTGAATCCGTTTGTGATGATCATTTCCGATAACGACACGAAGCTCTCGGGCCGTATCTCGAAGGATTCCTTCTCCATGCAGCCGACCTTTGAGGCGATGGATGATCTCGGCTGGAAAGTCATCAAGATCGAGCAGGGCAATGATCTGCAAGTGGTGTTCAACGCCTTGGAAAAGGCTGTCGCTGAAGCGACGGCGAATCCGAAGCAGCCGGTGTGCTTGTGGCTCAAGACGGTGAAGGGCTACGGCATCAAGGCCACGGTGGAAAACTCCGCCGGTGGTCATGGCTTCCCGCTCGCGAATGGCGAGAAGATCGGTGACTGGTTGACGGAGCTCTACACCGGTGCGCTGGCTCCGGAAGATCTGACGAGCTGGGGCAAGACGCTCCGTGCGGATTGGGAAAAGGCTGAAGCCGCCAAGAAGGCGAAGGCTGAAGCAGCAGCGGCGAATCCGCCTGCGGCTCCGGTCGCTCCGGCCGTGAAGAAGGACAAGATCCAAGCGGGTCTGGCCAAGGCTGCCATCAAGGCTGCGGTGGATGGTTACCCGGTTTATTCTGTTTCCTGCGACGTGCAAGGTTCCACCGGCATCGCGCCGTTCCAGAAGACGTTCCCAGAACGTTTCGTGGAAGTGGGTATCGCCGAGGCGAACATGGTGAGCGTGGGCGCGGGCTTCTCCAAGATGGGCTTCATCCCCATCGTGGATACGTTCGGCCAGTTCGGTGTGACGAAGGGCAACCTGCCTTTGACCATGGCGGCGCTTTCGCAATCGCCGGTCATCGCGATGTTCTCGCACGTCGGTTTCCAAGACGCCGCGGACGGTGCTTCGCACCAGGCCACGACGTATTTCGCGGCGGTCTCCGCCATCCCGCACACGGTCGTGATCGCGCCGTCCTGCTCGGACGAAGCGGAAGCGCTCATGTATGCGGCGATCAAGAATATCGCTGACGATCGCGCGGCTGGTAAAGACGGCGAATCCGCCATCTTCTTCGTGGGTCGTGAGAACTATCCGCTCTACTGGGTGGAAGGCTCGAAGTATCAATGGGGCAAGGCGCAAGTCATCTCCCAAGGCTCGGACGTGGTGCTCATCGGCTGCGGTCCGCTCCTGAACAAGGCGATCGAAGCGGCGAAGAAATTGAAGGCCAAGGGCATCAACGCCACGGTCATCAATAACCCGTTCGTGAACCTCGTGGATCTCGAAACCATCGGTGCCGCCGTGAAGGCCGCAAATGGCCGTTTGGTCACCATTGAAGATCATCAGATCGTCGGCGGCATGGGCGCGCAAGTCTCGCACGCACTCTCGAACGCGGGCATCGCGCATCGCGTGAAGACGCTGGGCATCCACGGTGAGTTCGGTCAATCCGCCTACCTCGCGGAAGAGCTCTACGTGAAGCACGGCCTGACCGCGGACAAGATGGTGGAAGCGGCGGAAGCGCTGATGAAGTAA